One window of the Microtus ochrogaster isolate Prairie Vole_2 unplaced genomic scaffold, MicOch1.0 UNK5, whole genome shotgun sequence genome contains the following:
- the Cpz gene encoding carboxypeptidase Z produces the protein MPTPPLLLAALATLAAAAHPSCSPGPHPSGNCQRLASTHSATCVDLHLRTCIDAAYNQTSFPTPLQHRSWETVESSPEYMLLGVLHFLLEGQCNPDLRLLGCSVLVPRCEGGHTRRPCRHVCEGLRETCQPAFDAIDMAWPYFLDCARYFAPEEEGCYDPLEQLRGELDAEEAPPSGLPPTFIRFAHHSYAQMARVLKRTAARCSQVAKTYSIGRSFEGKDLLVIEFSSRPGHHELMEPEVKLIGNIHGNEVAGREMLIYLAQYLCSEYLLGNPRIQRLLNTTRIHLLPSMNPDGYEVAAAEGAGYNGWTSGRQNAQNLDLNRNFPDLTSEYYRLASARGVRTDHIPISQYYWWGKVAPETKAIMKWIQTIPFVLSASLHGGDLVVSYPFDFSKHPHEEKMFSPTPDEKMFKLLARAYADVHPMMMDRSENRCGGNFLKQGSIINGADWYSFTGGMSDFNYLHTNCFEITVELGCVKFPPEEALYGLWQHNKEPLLNFLEMVHRGIKGVVTDKYGKPVKNARILVKGIRHDVTTAPDGDYWRLLPPGSHIVIAQAPGYSKVMKRVTIPLRMKRAGRVDFILQPLRTGPKNVLPGPSRALPWSQEPQGEATQLDFEPPRARRQPASGSKPWWWSYFTSLSPTKPRWLLKY, from the exons gtaactGTCAGAggctggcctccacacacagtg CCACCTGCGTGGACCTGCATCTCAGGACCTGCATTGATGCTGCCTACAACCAGACATCGTTTCCCACGCCCCTGCAGCACCGGTCGTGGGAGACGGTGGAGTCCAGCCCTGAGTACATGCTGCTGGGTGTGTTGCACTTTCTCCTGGAGGGCCAGTGCAACCCTGACCTGAGGCTGCTGGGGTGCTCTGTGCTGGTCCCCCGATGTGAGGGAGGCCACACCCGAAGGCCCTGCCggcatgtctgtgagggcctGCGGGAGACCTGCCAACCGGCTTTTGATGCCATCGACATGGCCTGGCCCTACTTTCTAGACTGTGCCCGATACTTCGCACCAGAAGAGGAAGGTTGCTATGATCCTCTGGAACAGCTCCGGG GAGAGCTGGATGCCGAGGAGGCCCCGCCCTCAGGCCTGCCACCTACCTTCATTCGCTTTGCCCACCACTCCTATGCTCAGATGGCCCGGGTCCTGAAGAGGACAGCGGCCCGCTGTTCCCAGGTGGCCAAGACCTACAGCATTGGGCGCAGCTTTGAAGGCAAGGACCTGCTGGTCATCGAGTTCTCAAGCCGCCCAGGCCATCACGAGCTGA TGGAGCCTGAGGTGAAGCTCATTGGCAACATCCATGGCAACGAGGTGGCGGGACGGGAGATGCTCATCTATCTGGCCCAGTATCTGTGCTCTGAGTACCTGCTGGGCAACCCCCGCATCCAGCGCCTGTTGAACACCACCCGCATCCACCTGCTGCCATCCATGAACCCTGATGGCTACGAGGTGGCAGCTGCAGAG GGTGCTGGCTACAACGGTTGGACCAGTGGGAGGCAGAACGCACAGAACCTGGATCTAAACCGCAACTTCCCTGACCTGACCTCGGAGTACTACCGACTGGCCTCCGCTCGTGGTGTGCGCACAGACCACATCCCCATCTCACAGTACTACTGGTGGGGTAAG GTGGCCCCCGAGACCAAGGCCATCATGAAGTGGATACAGACCATTCCCTTCGTCCTCTCAGCCAGCCTGCATGGGGGTGACTTGGTGGTGTCTTATCCCTTCGACTTCTCCAAGCACCCCCACGAGGAAAAGATGTTTTCTCCCACGCCCGATGAGAAG aTGTTCAAGCTGCTAGCCAGAGCCTATGCTGATGTCCACCCCATGATGATGGACAGGTCGGAGAACAGGTGTGGGGGCAACTTCCTGAAGCAGGGGAGCATCATCAACGGGGCAGACTGGTACAGTTTCACTGGAG GTATGTCTGACTTCAATTACCTACACACCAACTGCTTTGAGATCACAGTGGAGCTGGGCTGTGTGAAGTTCCCGCCAGAGGAGGCGCTTTACGGCCTGTGGCAACACAATAAGGAGCCCCTGTTGAACTTCCTGGAGATG GTGCACCGGGGCATCAAGGGTGTGGTGACGGACAAATACGGAAAGCCTGTCAAAAACGCACGGATTCTAGTGAAGGGCATCCGCCACGATGTCACCACAG CCCCTGATGGCGACTATTGGAGACTCCTTCCTCCTGGTTCCCATATCGTCATTGCTCAGGCTCCTGGCTACTCCAAGGTTATGAAGAGAGTCACCATTCCCTTGCGCATGAAGAGGGCCGGCCGCGTGGATttcatcctccagcctctgaggACTGGACCTAAGAACGTCCTTCCTGGACCTTCAAGAGCTTTACCCTGGTCCCAAGAGCCCCAGGGAGAGGCCACACAGCTGGACTTCGAGCCCCCCAGAGCACGTAGGCAGCCAGCTAGTGGGAGCAAGCCATGGTGGTGGTCTTACTTCACGTCACTGAGCCCAACCAAGCCACGCTGGCTGCTCAAGTACTAG